In Actinoplanes derwentensis, the following proteins share a genomic window:
- a CDS encoding GTP cyclohydrolase II — MTAMLGVTAQVRTRVTVPLRFPDGYSTTADVFTFTGLADGREHLALGLGDWQNTTSPLVRPHSECLTGDVFGSERCDCGPQLREAAERITEAGGFLLYLRQEGRGIGLYAKLDAYALQDSGLDTYQANLALGRGEDERDYTAAAQMLTTLGADRIRLLSNNPDKAAQLDALGIRVIDQVPTGVHLSAANARYLTTKRDHTAHTIDLPSAA, encoded by the coding sequence ATGACTGCCATGCTCGGCGTGACAGCACAGGTGCGCACGCGGGTGACAGTGCCGTTACGGTTCCCCGACGGGTACTCGACGACGGCCGACGTGTTCACCTTCACCGGCCTGGCCGACGGCCGCGAACACCTCGCCCTCGGGCTCGGTGACTGGCAGAACACCACGTCGCCACTGGTCCGGCCGCACAGCGAATGCCTGACCGGGGACGTCTTCGGCAGCGAGCGCTGCGACTGCGGCCCGCAGCTGCGAGAGGCCGCCGAGCGGATCACCGAGGCCGGTGGGTTCCTGCTCTACCTGCGCCAGGAGGGTCGCGGGATCGGCCTCTACGCCAAACTCGACGCCTACGCGCTGCAGGACAGCGGGCTCGACACCTACCAGGCCAACCTGGCGCTGGGCCGGGGCGAGGACGAACGCGACTACACCGCCGCCGCGCAGATGCTCACCACGCTGGGCGCCGACCGGATCCGGCTGCTCAGCAACAACCCCGACAAGGCCGCGCAGCTCGACGCGCTCGGCATCCGGGTGATCGACCAGGTCCCGACCGGCGTGCACCTGTCCGCCGCCAACGCCCGTTACCTCACCACCAAGCGCGACCACACCGCGCACACCATCGACCTGCCGTCCGCGGCCTGA
- a CDS encoding helix-turn-helix domain-containing protein has product MATIALAALDGMLHFEFAMACEVFAHDPSGRADPWYDLVVCAAGPVGAGRFRIDPDDGLDRLARADIVIVPAVADIDAPLPAGLLDAVRGAHHAGARLVSLCTGAFVLAAAGVLDGLRATTHWAHTAELAVRFPRVRVDPDVLYVDNGTVLASAGKAAAIDLCLHLIRRDHGSTVANAVARRLVVPPHRSGGQAQFVNTPVPARDDHRFGELFPWVMRRLDQPLTVEDLAKQANMSSRNLARHFHAVTGTTPLQWLTGQRLRRAQELLENTEDSVELIARASGLGTATTLRRHFHRAVGVPPDTYRRTFRGA; this is encoded by the coding sequence ATGGCCACCATCGCGCTCGCCGCCCTCGACGGCATGCTGCACTTCGAGTTCGCGATGGCTTGCGAGGTCTTCGCCCACGACCCGTCCGGCCGGGCCGATCCCTGGTACGACCTGGTCGTCTGCGCTGCCGGGCCGGTCGGCGCCGGGCGGTTCCGGATCGACCCCGACGACGGTCTGGACCGGCTCGCCCGCGCTGACATCGTGATCGTCCCGGCGGTCGCCGACATCGACGCGCCGTTGCCCGCCGGGCTGCTCGACGCCGTCCGCGGCGCCCATCACGCGGGCGCGCGTCTGGTGTCGCTGTGCACCGGCGCGTTCGTGCTCGCCGCTGCCGGGGTCCTGGACGGGCTACGCGCCACCACCCACTGGGCGCACACCGCCGAACTCGCCGTCCGGTTCCCGCGGGTGCGGGTCGATCCGGACGTCCTCTACGTCGACAACGGCACCGTGCTCGCCTCCGCCGGTAAGGCCGCCGCCATCGACCTCTGCCTGCACCTGATCCGCCGGGACCATGGCTCCACCGTCGCCAACGCGGTGGCCCGCCGCCTCGTCGTGCCGCCGCACCGGTCCGGCGGCCAGGCCCAGTTCGTCAACACCCCGGTCCCGGCCCGCGACGATCACCGGTTCGGCGAGCTCTTCCCCTGGGTGATGCGGCGCCTGGACCAGCCGTTGACCGTCGAGGACCTGGCGAAACAGGCGAACATGAGTTCCCGCAACCTGGCCCGCCACTTCCACGCCGTCACCGGCACCACGCCGCTGCAGTGGCTGACCGGGCAGCGCCTGCGCCGCGCCCAGGAACTGCTGGAGAACACCGAGGACAGCGTCGAACTGATCGCCCGGGCGTCCGGTCTGGGTACCGCCACCACGTTGCGCCGGCACTTTCACCGGGCCGTCGGCGTGCCGCCGGACACCTATCGCCGCACGTTCCGCGGGGCCTGA
- a CDS encoding diguanylate cyclase domain-containing protein, with product MSGGKWLAVQYAVYAAAMAGLVAVAVTGVATAEMVAGPAMLFHDLVAIFFGVRACRHPGLARSVRPAVVTLTAAAVLTLTISLTFTATGTTAFPQPGDVMHLATMGVIFAGLLLVPLHRAGKRERWKTLLDAGTVVLGAAMVLWYVAIGPALTSATASTGLILAAACYPVADLLVLFALARVLLRGTGRVSRRALTMIGGAIAALLAGDAYLGWAQAHMSVVPRSSFDFACWLTTHFLFAGAMIELWRQADQPVATEALRRRTVAGKLPYLGIGVGYALMAAATLHERNPFPWYGLVLGGMGLTGLVVARQLLAQWESTEAAETDPLTGLANRARLHDELHDALRRAARTGRPIAVLLIDLNGFKAVNDRLGHQVGDGLLVAVAGAMSRSVRGDDLVGRLGGDEFAVVVQTASGEPDATAVARRILAAIAGPFVVGDLPMNAAASIGVAVSEPGETNAGTLLHRADVAMYDVKRRGSGWQVWHPGLGAAVTGEDDLAGELGALLSAPDDGRLAVTYQPIRSSTGENVGADANLEWDHPVRGLIAADELRALAGRIGAAGRLADRLLSLVLAGGPPGGGYVVVRVIDEQLRRPGFGTELTGHDVVLEVPEGAVATQQDQLTGLRTIGARIAVRDFGTSFAALTALPRLPVDFLRLDPPPDTDDAVTSALLQLTRSLGLTVLLGDLEVPAATRPAVQSV from the coding sequence TTGTCGGGTGGCAAATGGCTCGCGGTGCAGTACGCCGTCTACGCCGCGGCGATGGCCGGGCTCGTGGCGGTGGCGGTCACCGGTGTCGCCACGGCCGAGATGGTAGCCGGGCCGGCCATGCTCTTCCACGACCTGGTGGCGATCTTCTTCGGGGTACGGGCCTGCCGGCATCCGGGGCTGGCCCGGTCGGTGCGGCCGGCCGTGGTCACGCTCACCGCCGCGGCGGTGCTCACCCTGACCATCTCGCTGACCTTCACCGCCACCGGAACGACGGCGTTTCCACAGCCCGGCGACGTCATGCACCTCGCCACCATGGGGGTCATCTTCGCGGGGCTGCTGCTGGTTCCGTTGCACCGGGCCGGTAAACGGGAGCGCTGGAAGACTCTGCTGGACGCGGGCACGGTGGTTCTCGGCGCGGCGATGGTCCTCTGGTACGTGGCGATCGGCCCGGCCCTGACCAGCGCCACCGCGTCCACCGGGCTGATCCTCGCCGCGGCCTGCTATCCGGTGGCGGACCTGCTCGTGCTGTTCGCCCTCGCCCGGGTACTGCTGCGCGGCACCGGCCGGGTCAGCCGGCGCGCCCTGACCATGATCGGCGGGGCGATCGCCGCGCTGCTGGCCGGAGACGCCTATCTCGGCTGGGCACAGGCGCACATGTCGGTGGTACCCCGGTCGTCGTTCGACTTCGCCTGCTGGCTGACCACGCACTTCCTGTTCGCGGGCGCGATGATCGAACTGTGGCGGCAGGCGGACCAGCCGGTGGCCACCGAGGCTCTGCGGCGGCGTACCGTCGCGGGGAAGTTGCCCTATCTCGGGATCGGTGTCGGCTATGCGCTGATGGCCGCCGCGACACTGCACGAGCGAAACCCCTTCCCCTGGTACGGCCTGGTCCTCGGTGGCATGGGGCTGACCGGCCTGGTGGTTGCCCGGCAACTGCTGGCCCAGTGGGAGAGCACCGAGGCCGCCGAGACGGATCCGCTCACCGGCCTGGCGAACCGGGCCCGCCTGCACGACGAACTGCACGACGCGCTGCGCCGGGCCGCGCGGACCGGCCGGCCGATCGCGGTGCTGCTCATCGACCTGAACGGGTTCAAAGCCGTCAACGACCGGCTCGGGCATCAGGTCGGTGACGGTCTGCTGGTCGCGGTGGCCGGTGCGATGTCCCGGTCGGTGCGCGGTGACGACCTGGTGGGCCGGCTCGGTGGTGACGAGTTCGCGGTGGTGGTGCAGACGGCGTCCGGTGAGCCGGACGCGACCGCGGTGGCCCGCCGGATCCTCGCCGCCATCGCCGGGCCGTTCGTCGTCGGCGACCTGCCGATGAACGCGGCGGCCAGCATCGGGGTCGCGGTCAGCGAACCGGGCGAGACGAACGCCGGCACCCTGCTGCACCGGGCGGACGTGGCGATGTACGACGTCAAGCGCCGCGGTTCCGGCTGGCAGGTGTGGCATCCCGGACTGGGAGCGGCGGTCACCGGCGAAGACGATCTGGCGGGTGAACTCGGGGCGCTGCTGTCCGCGCCGGACGACGGCCGCCTTGCCGTGACGTACCAGCCGATCCGCTCTTCGACCGGGGAGAACGTCGGCGCGGACGCAAACCTGGAGTGGGATCATCCGGTCCGCGGGTTGATCGCCGCGGACGAGCTGCGGGCGCTCGCGGGCCGGATCGGCGCGGCCGGGCGGCTCGCGGACCGGCTGCTGTCGCTGGTCCTCGCCGGTGGCCCGCCGGGTGGCGGATACGTCGTGGTCCGGGTTATCGACGAGCAGCTGCGCCGCCCCGGCTTCGGCACCGAACTGACTGGGCACGACGTGGTGCTGGAGGTCCCGGAGGGCGCGGTCGCCACCCAACAAGATCAACTGACCGGCTTGCGTACGATCGGAGCACGGATCGCGGTCCGGGACTTCGGCACGTCGTTCGCGGCCCTGACCGCCCTCCCCCGGCTGCCCGTCGACTTCCTGCGCCTCGACCCGCCGCCGGATACCGACGATGCCGTCACCTCGGCGCTGCTCCAACTCACCCGCAGTCTCGGCCTGACCGTCCTGCTCGGCGACCTGGAGGTTCCGGCCGCCACACGTCCGGCGGTCCAGTCGGTCTGA
- a CDS encoding lysophospholipid acyltransferase family protein has product MLRLLSFLYWTVIVVTCPFFFAGALLIWVVTAPFDRRKVVLHLYSSAWAVCYVRMNPLWRLRTTGRQLLPWRGAAVLVANHASLIDILVLFDLFRPYKWVSKSEIFKVPVIGWNMRLNGYVPLVRGRGELVRRMMARCGELLEQGSPVLLFPEGSRSADGTLQAFKNGAFDLAVRHGVPVFPIAVHGTGRALPKHGLVLREQVTARVEVLAPLSPSDYPDVNALRDAARQRIETALEKGS; this is encoded by the coding sequence ATGCTCCGGTTGTTGTCGTTCCTGTACTGGACGGTCATCGTCGTCACCTGCCCGTTCTTCTTTGCCGGTGCTCTGCTGATCTGGGTGGTCACCGCGCCCTTCGACCGGCGCAAGGTGGTTCTGCACCTCTACTCGTCGGCGTGGGCGGTCTGCTACGTCCGGATGAACCCGCTCTGGCGGCTGCGCACCACCGGACGGCAACTCCTGCCGTGGCGGGGTGCGGCGGTCCTGGTGGCCAACCACGCCTCGCTGATCGACATTCTCGTGCTGTTCGACCTTTTCCGGCCGTACAAATGGGTCTCGAAGTCGGAGATCTTCAAGGTGCCGGTGATCGGCTGGAACATGCGGCTCAACGGCTATGTGCCGCTGGTGCGCGGCCGCGGCGAATTGGTGCGCCGGATGATGGCGCGCTGCGGTGAACTGCTCGAACAGGGCTCGCCGGTGCTGTTGTTCCCGGAGGGCAGCCGCTCCGCTGACGGTACCTTGCAGGCGTTCAAGAACGGAGCCTTCGACCTGGCCGTACGCCATGGCGTCCCGGTTTTCCCGATCGCCGTCCACGGCACCGGGCGTGCCCTGCCCAAGCACGGCCTGGTGCTCCGCGAGCAGGTCACGGCCCGGGTCGAGGTCCTCGCCCCGCTGAGCCCGTCGGACTACCCGGACGTCAACGCCCTGCGGGACGCGGCCCGGCAGCGCATCGAGACCGCCCTGGAAAAGGGTTCCTGA
- a CDS encoding MarR family winged helix-turn-helix transcriptional regulator has product MTAAPHASTPQTEPQWLSAAEMDTWMNLAQVLMLTPTALDRQLREEAGLPHTHYHILSALSGQPDRAIRMTELARRAGTTTTRLSHAVSALEQRGWVGRRACRTDKRGQIAYLTDAGLAVLEEAAPGHVAEVRRLVFDHLTEDDVRRLGAITGKLLPILNGSPNPSS; this is encoded by the coding sequence GTGACCGCAGCACCGCACGCCAGCACCCCGCAGACCGAACCGCAGTGGCTCAGCGCCGCGGAGATGGACACCTGGATGAACCTCGCCCAGGTCCTGATGCTGACGCCCACCGCGCTGGACCGGCAGTTGCGGGAGGAGGCCGGCCTCCCGCACACCCACTACCACATCCTGTCGGCTCTGAGCGGCCAGCCGGACCGGGCCATCCGGATGACCGAACTGGCCCGCCGCGCCGGCACCACCACCACCCGGCTCTCGCACGCGGTCTCCGCCCTGGAACAACGCGGCTGGGTCGGCCGCCGCGCCTGCCGCACCGACAAACGGGGCCAGATCGCGTACCTCACCGACGCCGGACTCGCCGTCCTCGAGGAGGCCGCACCCGGCCATGTCGCCGAGGTCCGCCGCCTGGTCTTCGACCACCTCACCGAGGACGACGTCCGCCGCCTGGGCGCCATCACCGGCAAACTCCTGCCCATCCTGAACGGGAGCCCGAACCCCTCAAGCTGA
- a CDS encoding saccharopine dehydrogenase family protein, with the protein MGTGNRVAVVGAQGHTGRFVVDELLRRGFAVQPIGRADPLDLRDAAAVINCAGPFAVTAGPVISAAIEAGIPYVDVAAEIEAITDTFTRFAGAPIPVVPAMAFFGGLADLLVSAVTGGAPVDEIDVAYGLSGWSPTPGTRTAGAVSRERRGGRRVRFTGGRLDYYRDDRDLPVVEWDFPPGPRPVLAGFTMAEVVTVPSHHEVGEIRTYMSVAAARELASDAARGEPETFTVDVVVRAGGTRRRISVSGRDIYAVSAPLAVEAAERLLDGRNRSSGVLSAGAMFDARDFLDSLAGHLRLAL; encoded by the coding sequence ATGGGTACGGGTAATCGCGTCGCCGTGGTCGGCGCTCAGGGACACACCGGTCGTTTCGTCGTGGACGAGCTGCTCCGGCGGGGTTTCGCGGTGCAGCCGATCGGCCGGGCGGATCCGCTGGACCTGCGGGACGCGGCGGCGGTGATCAACTGTGCGGGGCCGTTCGCGGTGACGGCCGGGCCGGTGATCTCGGCAGCGATCGAGGCCGGGATCCCGTACGTGGACGTGGCCGCCGAGATCGAGGCGATCACCGACACGTTCACCAGGTTCGCCGGAGCCCCGATTCCGGTGGTACCGGCCATGGCGTTCTTCGGTGGGCTGGCCGATCTGCTGGTCTCGGCGGTGACCGGCGGAGCCCCGGTGGACGAGATCGACGTGGCGTACGGGCTGAGCGGCTGGTCCCCCACACCCGGCACCCGCACGGCCGGTGCGGTGTCCCGGGAGCGCCGGGGCGGCCGGCGGGTCCGGTTCACCGGCGGGCGTCTCGACTACTACCGCGACGACCGGGATCTGCCGGTGGTGGAGTGGGACTTCCCGCCGGGTCCGCGTCCGGTGCTGGCGGGGTTCACGATGGCCGAGGTCGTCACCGTGCCCAGTCATCACGAAGTCGGCGAGATCCGCACCTACATGTCCGTTGCTGCGGCCCGCGAGCTGGCCTCGGACGCCGCGCGCGGGGAGCCGGAGACATTCACTGTGGACGTCGTCGTGCGGGCCGGCGGGACCCGGCGGCGGATCTCGGTGAGCGGCCGGGACATCTACGCGGTCAGCGCGCCGCTGGCCGTCGAAGCGGCCGAACGGCTCCTCGACGGACGAAACCGCAGTTCAGGGGTGCTTTCGGCGGGAGCGATGTTCGACGCGCGGGACTTCCTGGACTCGCTCGCCGGGCATCTGCGGCTCGCTCTATAA
- a CDS encoding DUF4259 domain-containing protein: MLGTWNPGPFGNDSAADLLDLAASEEPGARAEFIREMLDEGLRLAAGESVDLFPEDVVAAANLVAISVPGGLERLVEEQETGRFIKSMIPGVDQTLVALALKSLFAMAVPGNDWYDTWFDSDDPEPEAVDAFRAAVEVLQGFH; this comes from the coding sequence GTGTTGGGAACCTGGAATCCAGGGCCGTTCGGTAATGATTCGGCCGCTGACCTTCTTGATCTTGCTGCTTCTGAAGAGCCCGGTGCTCGTGCTGAGTTCATCCGTGAAATGTTGGATGAAGGTCTGCGCTTAGCGGCGGGGGAAAGCGTGGATCTATTTCCCGAGGACGTCGTTGCGGCGGCTAATCTGGTAGCGATTAGTGTTCCTGGTGGTCTTGAGCGATTGGTGGAGGAGCAGGAGACGGGTCGATTTATCAAATCGATGATCCCCGGTGTCGACCAGACGCTCGTTGCGTTGGCGCTGAAATCTTTGTTTGCTATGGCCGTGCCGGGTAATGATTGGTACGACACGTGGTTCGACAGCGATGATCCGGAGCCGGAGGCTGTTGATGCATTTCGTGCAGCAGTCGAGGTGTTGCAGGGGTTTCATTGA
- a CDS encoding nitroreductase family protein, with amino-acid sequence MKTATTTAPLHPLLTERWSPRAFDNGHQLTPEQLTTLLEAARWAPSASNTQPWRFAVTERGTEAHARVLEALAPGNQTWAHAASALIIAAAQTTAPDGTGRPWAIYDTGQAVAHLSVQAQHDGIAVHQLGGFDAARITALLDQPGLTPLVVLAVGRRDEFGVLAEPFAARETAPRDRLPVTDLLVTVAA; translated from the coding sequence ATGAAGACCGCCACCACCACCGCACCCCTGCACCCGCTGCTCACCGAACGCTGGAGCCCCCGCGCGTTCGACAACGGCCACCAGCTCACCCCGGAGCAACTGACCACGCTGCTGGAAGCCGCCCGGTGGGCGCCGAGCGCCTCCAACACCCAGCCGTGGCGGTTCGCCGTCACCGAGCGTGGCACCGAGGCCCACGCCCGGGTCCTCGAAGCCCTCGCCCCCGGTAACCAGACCTGGGCGCACGCCGCGTCCGCCCTGATCATCGCGGCGGCGCAGACGACGGCACCGGACGGCACCGGACGCCCGTGGGCGATCTACGACACCGGCCAGGCGGTCGCGCACCTGTCGGTGCAGGCCCAGCACGACGGCATCGCCGTGCACCAGCTCGGCGGTTTCGACGCCGCACGGATCACCGCACTGCTGGACCAGCCCGGCCTGACGCCGCTGGTGGTCCTCGCCGTCGGGCGGCGTGACGAGTTCGGCGTACTGGCCGAGCCGTTCGCCGCCCGTGAGACGGCCCCGCGTGACCGGCTCCCGGTCACGGACCTGCTCGTCACCGTCGCGGCCTGA
- a CDS encoding serine/threonine protein kinase, producing MPLLPGDPVALGRYRVLSRLSQGGMGAVYLGMEPGSRQQVAVKVIRPEFANDPEYRARFRSEARRAREVPSFCTAAVLDADPEHHTPYLVFEYIEGPSLSQVVRERGPLRGSALLNLGVGAATALVAIHGAGVIHRDLKPGNVLLTSGGIKVIDFGIARNTDLTSAHTRTNQMVGTVSYMAPERFESVRGTDVTAAADIFAWGVLVAYAATGHTPFESESPTATAMRILTQAPDLAGLDGPLRPLVERALEKDPERRPTAQQILNALTKVPAPVTQRATVPARPVSAPVVGRARPRSPVRRRTPALAIGVAVAVALAGLGTTAYQLISRTDRNTGTAGTRSSVSVPLFSPDPLPNKGLYENAVLNGEQPFRLHAVEQGKNLESTSDRAVTLGPGGSPLVIDHALQFSYSYGQLFLIFTAPGSRKDCLGVREQGGTTLYWGVCDIDEKDVIDRSGHKAFDIEIDNDQILFFLTPTGAKSGVLPTYWLSSARFGYVYWNADQNRFSTTRATGAQAVTSFTLVG from the coding sequence ATGCCGCTGCTGCCCGGTGACCCGGTCGCCCTGGGCCGGTACCGCGTCCTGTCGCGACTGAGTCAGGGCGGTATGGGTGCCGTCTACCTGGGCATGGAACCCGGCAGCCGGCAGCAGGTCGCGGTCAAGGTGATCCGGCCGGAGTTCGCGAACGACCCGGAGTACCGGGCCCGGTTCCGCAGCGAGGCCCGGCGCGCCCGCGAGGTCCCGTCGTTCTGCACGGCGGCGGTGCTGGACGCCGACCCCGAACACCACACGCCGTACCTGGTCTTCGAGTACATCGAAGGCCCGTCGCTGAGTCAGGTGGTCCGGGAACGCGGGCCGTTGCGCGGGTCCGCACTGCTCAATCTCGGGGTGGGCGCGGCGACGGCGCTGGTGGCGATCCACGGCGCCGGGGTGATCCACCGGGATCTCAAACCCGGCAACGTGCTGCTGACCAGCGGCGGCATCAAGGTGATCGACTTCGGGATCGCCCGGAACACCGATCTGACCAGCGCGCACACCCGCACCAATCAGATGGTCGGCACGGTGTCCTACATGGCGCCGGAACGCTTCGAGTCGGTGCGGGGCACCGACGTGACGGCGGCGGCCGACATCTTCGCCTGGGGTGTGCTGGTCGCCTACGCGGCCACCGGCCACACCCCGTTCGAGAGTGAGTCGCCGACGGCCACGGCCATGCGGATCCTGACGCAGGCACCGGACCTGGCCGGGCTGGACGGGCCGTTACGGCCGCTCGTCGAACGCGCCCTGGAGAAGGATCCGGAGCGGCGCCCGACCGCCCAGCAGATCCTGAACGCCCTGACCAAGGTCCCGGCGCCGGTCACCCAGCGCGCAACGGTCCCGGCGCGCCCGGTCTCCGCGCCGGTGGTCGGGCGGGCCCGGCCGCGATCACCGGTCCGGCGGCGCACTCCGGCGCTGGCGATCGGGGTGGCGGTGGCGGTGGCGCTCGCCGGGCTCGGGACGACCGCTTACCAGCTGATCTCCCGGACGGATCGGAACACCGGGACCGCCGGGACCAGGTCATCGGTCTCGGTGCCGCTCTTCTCCCCCGACCCGCTGCCGAACAAGGGGCTGTACGAGAACGCCGTGCTGAACGGCGAACAGCCTTTCCGGCTGCACGCCGTCGAACAGGGCAAGAACCTGGAGAGCACCTCCGACAGAGCCGTGACTCTGGGCCCCGGCGGATCCCCGCTCGTCATCGATCACGCACTGCAGTTCTCGTACTCCTACGGTCAGCTCTTCCTGATCTTCACCGCACCGGGCAGCCGAAAGGACTGTCTCGGCGTCCGGGAACAGGGCGGCACCACCCTGTACTGGGGGGTGTGCGACATCGACGAGAAAGATGTCATCGACCGGAGCGGGCACAAGGCGTTCGACATCGAGATCGACAACGACCAGATCCTGTTCTTCCTGACCCCGACCGGCGCGAAGAGCGGTGTCCTGCCGACGTACTGGCTCAGCAGCGCCCGCTTCGGCTACGTCTACTGGAACGCCGATCAGAACCGCTTCTCCACGACCAGGGCGACCGGCGCCCAGGCGGTCACCTCGTTCACCCTGGTCGGATAG
- a CDS encoding VHL beta domain-containing protein gives MEEDLTPPVDPYDPPLVEVDTSHLPAGEHLEPSPEGGNRRLALVVIALAAVLGIGGVVLLVQLWPSGAATPSAAAIPAAASPAPEASPAPSASVDPDDVGTWPDLRALPADLGSSLRSVEDGADTRIGFVNDGDETVTLSWIDDEGEQSPYASVEPGQTYVQKTFAGHFWVASGPDETVIAVFQATDQPGRALLR, from the coding sequence GTGGAAGAAGACCTGACGCCGCCGGTGGACCCGTACGACCCTCCTCTGGTCGAAGTGGACACCAGCCACCTGCCGGCCGGTGAGCACCTGGAACCCTCGCCGGAGGGCGGCAACCGGCGGCTGGCCCTGGTGGTCATCGCGCTCGCGGCCGTGCTCGGCATCGGTGGGGTGGTGCTGCTCGTCCAGCTCTGGCCGTCCGGCGCGGCGACCCCGTCGGCCGCGGCGATCCCGGCGGCGGCGTCACCGGCGCCCGAGGCGTCACCCGCGCCGTCCGCCTCGGTGGATCCGGACGACGTCGGCACCTGGCCGGACCTGCGGGCCCTGCCCGCCGACCTGGGCTCGTCGCTGCGCAGCGTCGAGGACGGCGCGGACACCCGGATCGGTTTCGTCAACGACGGCGACGAGACCGTCACCCTGTCCTGGATCGACGACGAGGGCGAACAGTCGCCCTACGCGAGTGTCGAACCCGGACAGACCTATGTGCAGAAGACTTTCGCCGGTCATTTCTGGGTGGCGTCCGGGCCGGACGAGACCGTGATCGCGGTGTTCCAAGCGACCGATCAACCCGGCCGGGCCCTGCTGCGCTGA
- a CDS encoding deaminase, producing the protein MSNPYDDHDWLAEAIQESLEAPPVPDRYAVGAVIVDHDGVVLATGYTGEGHPHHHAEEAALAKLADAPGLDLSRATLYTSLEPCTTRRSRPATCTQLVLDAGIRRVVLAWREPLLFADCDGVGTLRRNGVEVVEIPELAAQVRSINAHVLIPTSV; encoded by the coding sequence ATGAGCAACCCGTATGACGACCACGACTGGCTCGCCGAGGCGATCCAGGAGTCCCTGGAAGCCCCGCCGGTGCCGGACCGGTACGCCGTCGGAGCCGTGATCGTCGATCACGACGGCGTCGTGCTGGCTACCGGCTACACCGGCGAAGGGCATCCGCACCACCACGCCGAGGAGGCCGCCCTGGCCAAACTCGCCGATGCACCCGGGCTCGACCTGTCCCGCGCCACCCTCTACACCTCGCTGGAACCGTGCACCACACGCCGGTCCCGGCCGGCCACGTGCACCCAACTCGTCCTGGACGCCGGCATCCGCCGGGTCGTCCTGGCCTGGCGCGAGCCACTGCTGTTCGCCGACTGCGACGGCGTGGGAACGCTGCGCCGCAACGGCGTCGAGGTCGTCGAGATCCCCGAACTGGCCGCCCAGGTCCGGTCCATCAACGCGCACGTCCTGATCCCGACCAGCGTCTGA